A window from Enterocloster bolteae encodes these proteins:
- a CDS encoding penicillin-binding transpeptidase domain-containing protein has translation MRSRRRRRRSRAVIIIPLVLVCLMAAAAGMAFLWFAKGQAGVRQAAPDERFMEYTGYLTEGNYEAMYRMLDSGSRMDISQEDFITRNKKIYEGIGASSIRVDITGVEEKEDQGIQTVSYETSMESLAGTIHFFNQADFKLEASSGAAGTDSHDSEKAGKKRKEAKDEEYRLIWNDRVIFPNLSWNDKVRVTTDKAVRGSVLDRNGIMLAGKGSASMVGLVPGKMSREADNYSEDEINMLSELLGVSADSIRKKLSANWVKDDSLVPIKTLKKVDELNLQSALPEDENVQNRALQDELLTIPGVMITDTPVRYYPLGEKAAHLVGYVQNVTAEDLEEHKGEGYLSDSVIGRSGMEGLFEKELKGQNGRIISIVTSQGEEKQVLAAIPRIDGQDITLTIDSSLQELVYDAFRDSKSCTVAMNPYTGEVLALVNTPSYDNNDFILGMSEETWTGLNEDERKPMLNRFRQRFAPGSSFKPITGVIGLTAGVLTPDENFGEDAAGLSWQKDAGWGGYHVTTLHGYSPVNLKNAYIYSDNIYFAKAALKIGYDDFMAGLDRLGFNQKLPFEISVAESQYSNADRIETEIQLADSGYGQGQVLVNPIHLASLYTMFPNQGKVLKPYLIYKDTPVPEIWIEDACTQETAETVEDAMKAVISSEHGTGHAAMRSDITLAGKTGTAEIKASKEDTSGTELGWFAVYTADKDIQKPVLMVSMVEDVKNAGGSGLVVRKSRDVLGAYIPSGQ, from the coding sequence ATGAGAAGCAGAAGGAGACGGAGAAGATCAAGGGCGGTTATTATCATTCCCCTGGTTTTGGTGTGTCTTATGGCCGCTGCTGCGGGCATGGCATTTTTATGGTTTGCAAAGGGACAGGCGGGTGTAAGGCAGGCTGCGCCGGATGAACGGTTCATGGAGTATACAGGATATCTGACCGAGGGGAATTACGAAGCCATGTACCGGATGCTGGATTCCGGGAGCCGAATGGACATCAGCCAGGAGGATTTTATCACCAGGAATAAGAAGATATATGAGGGCATCGGCGCCTCCTCCATCCGGGTGGATATTACCGGAGTGGAGGAAAAGGAGGACCAGGGTATTCAGACGGTCAGCTATGAGACCAGCATGGAGAGCCTGGCAGGCACCATCCATTTTTTCAACCAGGCGGATTTTAAGCTGGAGGCATCCTCAGGGGCTGCCGGGACAGACAGCCATGACAGTGAAAAGGCAGGAAAGAAAAGGAAGGAAGCAAAAGACGAAGAATACAGATTGATCTGGAACGACCGCGTCATATTTCCCAACCTGAGCTGGAACGATAAGGTAAGGGTCACCACGGATAAGGCCGTAAGGGGAAGCGTCCTGGACCGAAACGGTATTATGCTGGCCGGAAAGGGAAGCGCGTCCATGGTGGGACTTGTGCCGGGAAAGATGAGCCGTGAGGCAGACAATTATTCAGAGGACGAAATAAACATGCTTTCAGAGCTTTTAGGTGTTTCCGCTGACAGTATCCGCAAAAAGCTGTCGGCTAACTGGGTGAAGGATGATTCCCTTGTTCCCATTAAAACATTAAAGAAGGTGGATGAGCTCAATCTCCAATCCGCTCTCCCTGAGGATGAGAATGTACAGAACAGGGCGCTTCAGGACGAACTTCTGACCATTCCGGGCGTCATGATCACAGATACGCCTGTCAGATATTATCCCCTGGGCGAAAAGGCTGCCCATCTGGTGGGTTATGTACAGAATGTAACGGCAGAGGATCTTGAGGAGCACAAGGGAGAAGGATACCTGTCGGACAGCGTCATCGGCAGGAGCGGCATGGAAGGTCTGTTTGAGAAGGAGCTAAAGGGACAGAATGGCCGCATTATATCCATTGTTACATCCCAGGGAGAAGAAAAGCAGGTTTTGGCAGCCATTCCCAGAATTGACGGTCAGGATATCACCCTCACCATAGACAGCAGCCTGCAGGAGTTGGTGTATGATGCATTCCGGGACAGTAAAAGCTGCACCGTGGCCATGAATCCCTACACAGGAGAGGTTCTTGCTCTGGTGAACACGCCCAGCTATGATAACAATGACTTTATCCTGGGCATGTCGGAGGAAACCTGGACCGGACTGAATGAGGATGAGAGAAAGCCTATGTTAAACCGTTTCAGGCAGCGCTTTGCCCCAGGCTCCTCCTTTAAGCCCATCACAGGCGTTATCGGCCTTACAGCAGGCGTCCTTACGCCGGATGAGAATTTTGGGGAGGACGCAGCAGGACTAAGCTGGCAGAAGGATGCCGGCTGGGGCGGCTATCACGTTACCACCCTTCACGGTTACAGTCCGGTCAACCTTAAAAATGCCTATATCTACTCGGATAACATATATTTTGCTAAAGCAGCCCTGAAAATCGGATATGATGATTTCATGGCAGGACTGGACCGGCTGGGCTTTAACCAGAAGCTTCCCTTTGAAATCTCGGTGGCTGAATCCCAGTACTCCAATGCTGACCGGATTGAAACGGAAATCCAGCTGGCGGACAGCGGATACGGTCAGGGCCAGGTGCTGGTGAATCCCATCCATCTGGCATCCCTTTATACCATGTTCCCCAACCAGGGAAAGGTTCTGAAACCCTATCTTATATACAAGGATACACCGGTGCCGGAGATCTGGATTGAGGACGCCTGTACACAGGAAACAGCAGAGACCGTGGAGGACGCAATGAAGGCTGTAATCAGTTCGGAACACGGCACAGGACATGCAGCCATGCGTTCAGACATTACTCTGGCAGGAAAGACAGGAACGGCTGAGATAAAAGCATCCAAGGAAGATACAAGCGGCACGGAACTGGGATGGTTTGCCGTTTACACGGCGGATAAGGACATACAGAAGCCGGTTCTTATGGTCAGCATGGTGGAAGATGTGAAGAATGCCGGAGGAAGCGGCCTGGTGGTCAGAAAATCCAGGGATGTGCTGGGAGCCTATATACCGTCAGGCCAGTAG
- a CDS encoding class I SAM-dependent methyltransferase, with protein sequence MPMDSFSSEGILRRLIRLPYLPLYVGVLNAAVELDVFSDLTQRKSVRELSEERGWNEDNTRYFLDALYCLGFIWKRDGMYCNCRETDRYLVKGRPEYIGGHLAFHCAEDCMGCRDIKRLVEEGPGGDSQPEGKLAFEQYVQNMRDSQLGFRQTEIQKMVKELPEYPEIRKILDLGCATGLLGLGVIGEREDVYGILYDRPAMEPAIRESIRLSGLEERAVPMTGDYLTDDIGSGYDLVLAIATLSFVEQEMAGLMKKLYKAMNPGGVLLCYSEGIERDGSGPWDMMLGWLPYNMQGYNLGVKKNEITEAAMAAGFRSAEKRTGIYSTGNVDVDIFRK encoded by the coding sequence ATGCCTATGGATTCATTTTCATCAGAAGGGATTTTGCGGAGGCTTATCAGGCTTCCCTATCTCCCGCTGTATGTGGGAGTATTGAACGCGGCGGTAGAGCTGGACGTTTTTTCGGACCTTACCCAGCGTAAGAGCGTCAGGGAGCTTTCAGAGGAGAGAGGGTGGAATGAAGATAACACGCGGTATTTCCTGGACGCCCTTTACTGTCTTGGATTTATTTGGAAAAGGGATGGAATGTACTGCAACTGCAGGGAAACGGACCGTTATCTTGTAAAAGGCAGACCGGAATACATCGGAGGACATCTGGCTTTTCACTGCGCAGAGGATTGTATGGGATGCAGGGATATTAAGAGGCTGGTTGAAGAGGGGCCCGGCGGAGACAGCCAACCGGAGGGGAAGCTGGCCTTTGAGCAGTACGTACAGAACATGCGGGATTCCCAACTGGGCTTCCGCCAGACCGAGATACAGAAAATGGTAAAGGAACTTCCGGAATATCCGGAAATCCGGAAGATTTTGGATTTAGGCTGTGCAACGGGACTGCTGGGCCTTGGCGTGATTGGAGAACGGGAGGATGTGTACGGTATCCTCTATGACCGGCCAGCTATGGAACCGGCAATCCGGGAGTCCATCCGTCTGTCAGGCCTGGAAGAGAGAGCGGTACCTATGACAGGAGATTATCTGACGGATGATATAGGAAGTGGCTATGACCTGGTTTTGGCCATTGCCACCTTAAGCTTTGTTGAACAGGAGATGGCCGGCCTGATGAAGAAACTTTACAAGGCCATGAATCCGGGCGGCGTGCTGCTTTGCTATTCAGAGGGAATCGAGCGGGATGGCTCCGGACCATGGGACATGATGCTGGGCTGGCTTCCGTATAATATGCAGGGATATAACCTTGGAGTGAAGAAGAATGAAATAACAGAGGCTGCCATGGCAGCCGGCTTCAGGAGTGCTGAGAAACGGACCGGGATCTATTCCACAGGCAACGTGGATGTGGATATATTCAGAAAATAA
- a CDS encoding hybrid sensor histidine kinase/response regulator: protein MEYNRAYLPVDEWEETTRLMSLDNVIKELEQNKEYILYSRTIQNGILRDKKLRYSYYNRQRKIILLTRSDITEIREEKRQKELLQDALNAAQVANQAKSTFLSRMSHDIRTPMNAIIGLTAIAASCADDPDRVIDCLGKITSSSKLLLSLINEVLDMSKIESGRIVLSEEDFLLDSLFKDVISMIQPDLKRRGHTLNIHIETLEHEAVCGDMQRLQQIINNLLSNAIKYTPHGGTITLELSETRSPQQGYSTYRLVCEDNGVGISPEFIERVFEPFERAEDERIRSVQGTGLGMAITRNIARMMDGDIWVESTPGRGSRFTVTFNLRLRNQILPDSSVLTELPVLVADDDRIVCEETCRCLNQIGMNSSFVTSGREAVSRVVSAHRDLKGFFAVIVDLRMPDMDGIEVTRQIRAQAGCHVPIIVISAYDTAEYEAAAKEAGANGFISKPLFPSKLICMLRRFALHEEEETAAASLPGLPNADFSRKRILLAEDNPLNQEIAMAFLQNTGAHVETAMDGREAVEMFAASFTGYYDLIFMDIQMPHMDGYQATRRIRAMERSDAASIPIVAMTANAFTEDIKLALEAGMNQHMAKPIDIRQLETIMFRWLG, encoded by the coding sequence ATGGAATATAACCGGGCCTATCTTCCTGTGGATGAATGGGAAGAAACTACCCGTCTTATGAGCCTTGACAATGTAATAAAGGAGCTGGAACAAAACAAAGAATACATCCTTTACTCCCGAACCATCCAGAATGGTATCCTCAGGGATAAAAAGCTGCGCTACAGTTACTACAACCGTCAGCGGAAGATCATCCTTCTGACCCGCTCCGACATCACGGAAATCAGGGAGGAAAAACGCCAGAAGGAGCTTTTGCAGGATGCCCTCAACGCTGCCCAGGTGGCCAACCAGGCCAAAAGCACCTTTCTGTCCAGAATGAGCCATGATATCCGCACCCCCATGAACGCCATCATCGGGCTGACAGCCATCGCTGCCTCCTGCGCCGATGATCCGGACCGGGTGATAGATTGTCTAGGAAAAATCACCAGTTCCTCCAAGCTTCTTCTCTCACTGATTAATGAGGTTCTGGACATGTCAAAGATAGAAAGCGGGCGTATCGTCCTGTCTGAGGAGGACTTTCTTCTGGATTCCCTCTTTAAGGATGTTATCTCCATGATACAGCCAGACTTAAAGCGCAGAGGCCACACTCTCAATATCCATATAGAAACACTGGAACACGAGGCTGTGTGCGGTGATATGCAGCGGCTTCAGCAAATCATCAATAATCTTCTGTCCAATGCCATCAAATACACGCCCCACGGCGGGACCATTACGCTGGAGCTGTCAGAAACACGCAGTCCGCAGCAGGGTTACAGCACCTACCGGCTGGTATGTGAGGACAACGGGGTGGGAATATCGCCTGAATTCATAGAGCGCGTCTTTGAGCCTTTTGAAAGAGCTGAGGATGAACGAATCCGGAGTGTTCAGGGAACCGGCCTGGGTATGGCTATCACCCGCAACATAGCCAGGATGATGGACGGCGACATTTGGGTAGAGAGTACGCCCGGCCGTGGTTCCCGTTTTACAGTTACCTTTAACCTGAGACTGAGAAACCAGATTCTGCCAGATTCCTCGGTCCTTACCGAGCTCCCGGTCCTTGTGGCGGATGATGACAGAATCGTATGCGAGGAGACATGCCGGTGTCTGAACCAGATTGGCATGAACAGCTCCTTTGTGACATCCGGCAGGGAGGCTGTCTCCAGAGTGGTTTCCGCCCACCGTGACCTAAAAGGATTTTTTGCTGTCATCGTGGATTTGCGTATGCCTGACATGGACGGCATCGAGGTGACCAGACAAATCCGTGCCCAGGCAGGCTGTCACGTTCCCATTATCGTTATCTCAGCCTATGACACTGCTGAATACGAGGCCGCCGCAAAAGAAGCCGGAGCCAACGGATTCATTTCCAAGCCCCTGTTTCCCTCCAAGCTCATATGCATGCTGCGGCGCTTTGCCCTCCATGAGGAGGAAGAAACCGCTGCAGCCTCCCTTCCCGGGCTTCCCAACGCTGATTTTTCCCGCAAGCGGATTCTGCTGGCGGAAGACAATCCCCTGAACCAGGAAATAGCCATGGCTTTCCTGCAGAACACCGGGGCCCATGTAGAGACAGCCATGGATGGCCGGGAGGCAGTTGAAATGTTCGCGGCCTCCTTTACAGGATACTATGACCTTATCTTCATGGATATACAGATGCCCCACATGGACGGTTACCAGGCCACCCGGAGGATTCGTGCCATGGAACGTTCGGACGCAGCCTCCATCCCCATCGTGGCTATGACTGCAAATGCGTTTACCGAAGACATTAAGCTGGCTCTGGAAGCCGGTATGAACCAGCATATGGCAAAGCCCATTGATATCCGACAGCTGGAGACCATCATGTTTCGCTGGCTGGGCTGA
- a CDS encoding helix-turn-helix domain-containing protein encodes MKKGDKRITYADRQKIEAMERTGAKVTDIAKAVGFHRATIYNELKRGGTPYRAEVAQRSL; translated from the coding sequence GTGAAAAAAGGAGATAAGCGTATTACATACGCCGACAGACAGAAGATTGAAGCAATGGAGCGAACCGGGGCAAAGGTTACAGATATTGCAAAGGCGGTTGGATTTCACAGAGCAACGATTTATAACGAATTGAAGCGTGGGGGAACACCATACCGGGCAGAAGTAGCACAGAGAAGTTTATAA
- a CDS encoding DNA cytosine methyltransferase, translating into MKRKLKVNDFFCGCGGMGIAFKNAGYEIAGAWDFDKYAVESYRANVGDHVQKADIKELHQADIPQADVWAFGFPCQDLSVAGKQRGMILKCEDCGEEIEINPEEYTGNTICPKCSSNNFKAASRSGCFFEMMRLLEETERERTRHAGRYHCGECARVTPISASVTPGI; encoded by the coding sequence ATGAAAAGAAAATTAAAGGTTAATGACTTCTTTTGTGGATGCGGCGGAATGGGTATTGCATTTAAAAATGCCGGGTATGAAATAGCCGGGGCATGGGACTTTGATAAATACGCCGTGGAGAGTTACCGGGCAAACGTAGGGGACCATGTACAGAAAGCAGACATAAAGGAATTGCACCAAGCAGACATACCACAAGCGGATGTGTGGGCGTTTGGCTTTCCTTGCCAGGATTTGAGCGTTGCCGGAAAGCAACGGGGCATGATTTTAAAATGCGAGGATTGCGGCGAGGAAATAGAGATAAACCCGGAAGAGTACACGGGCAACACCATTTGCCCCAAGTGTAGCAGTAACAATTTTAAGGCGGCGAGCCGTAGCGGATGTTTCTTTGAAATGATGCGATTACTTGAAGAAACAGAGAGAGAGAGAACACGCCATGCCGGCCGTTATCATTGCGGAGAATGTGCGAGGGTTACGCCCATATCTGCCAGTGTTACGCCTGGAATATGA
- a CDS encoding DNA cytosine methyltransferase: MPAVIIAENVRGLRPYLPVLRLEYERHGYTAHIEMFNSKYWNVPQNRDRYAVVGTRNKKNLSFTFPKEQHEFVPKLSDYLEKDVPEKYYLPDEKAQTIIAQAMEKLEKMGKCHACITPDRINKRQNGPRAKAEDEPMFTLTAQDLHGVIILEDKKKRKARGGGQQTTTDNKCCEHKPVRSWDERKRILCRGISPNAYNQQGRGDKSNDNRECPFENGIIQAQKNGCGTFVAVAPTLLSSDYKQPPLVIEKRKEQDNGKNQ, encoded by the coding sequence ATGCCGGCCGTTATCATTGCGGAGAATGTGCGAGGGTTACGCCCATATCTGCCAGTGTTACGCCTGGAATATGAACGCCACGGGTACACGGCACATATTGAAATGTTTAATTCCAAATATTGGAACGTGCCACAGAACCGGGACCGTTACGCAGTAGTAGGGACCAGGAACAAAAAGAACCTATCATTTACATTTCCAAAAGAGCAACACGAATTTGTACCGAAATTATCGGATTACCTGGAAAAAGACGTGCCGGAAAAATATTACTTGCCGGATGAAAAAGCACAAACCATTATAGCCCAGGCAATGGAGAAATTAGAGAAAATGGGAAAGTGCCATGCGTGCATTACGCCGGACCGTATCAACAAGCGGCAGAACGGACCGAGGGCAAAGGCAGAGGACGAGCCAATGTTTACACTTACCGCCCAGGATTTACACGGCGTTATCATCCTGGAAGATAAAAAAAAGAGGAAAGCACGGGGGGGGGGGCAGCAGACAACCACAGATAATAAATGTTGCGAACACAAACCCGTCCGGTCATGGGATGAACGGAAGCGTATACTTTGCCGAGGGATTAGCCCCAACGCTTACAACCAACAAGGGCGAGGGGATAAAAGTAATGACAATAGAGAATGTCCGTTTGAAAACGGAATAATCCAAGCGCAAAAGAACGGATGCGGCACGTTTGTAGCAGTTGCACCAACTCTTCTTTCATCAGACTATAAACAACCGCCGTTAGTGATAGAAAAGCGAAAGGAACAAGACAATGGAAAGAACCAATAA
- a CDS encoding DNA cytosine methyltransferase: MKIFDTKRLRVRKLTPKEYGILQAFPMDDWKQVVSDSQAYKQFGNAVTTTVFTAIAEEIAKSIYAAEESEEQNMEAENKNFTGMNEPEEKPTAESVLTVAEAQAAASQEETTKTAIPAEETITPDALAAGMLHFLLDSGIVASACVTDETEKMFAKHIKEELDGMTIGEAPEILRDWEAAQNAVNDMLSKYAPGGYMGKIIYPLLTPLKERLEAGERTPDLYNAIVEATR; encoded by the coding sequence GTGAAAATATTTGATACAAAGCGGTTGAGGGTGCGAAAGTTGACCCCTAAAGAATACGGAATTTTACAAGCGTTCCCTATGGACGATTGGAAACAAGTTGTTTCAGATAGCCAGGCATATAAACAATTTGGCAATGCAGTAACCACAACGGTATTTACCGCAATAGCGGAAGAGATAGCAAAAAGCATTTATGCAGCAGAAGAAAGCGAGGAACAAAACATGGAAGCAGAAAACAAGAATTTTACCGGGATGAATGAACCGGAAGAGAAGCCAACGGCGGAAAGCGTTTTGACGGTAGCAGAAGCCCAGGCGGCAGCAAGCCAGGAAGAAACAACTAAAACTGCAATTCCGGCAGAGGAAACCATAACGCCGGACGCATTAGCCGCCGGGATGTTACATTTTCTTCTTGATAGTGGAATTGTAGCGAGTGCGTGCGTGACAGATGAAACAGAAAAGATGTTTGCAAAGCACATTAAAGAGGAATTGGACGGAATGACGATTGGGGAAGCACCAGAGATATTGAGAGATTGGGAAGCGGCACAAAACGCCGTCAATGATATGCTTTCAAAATATGCACCGGGCGGATATATGGGGAAAATCATTTATCCATTACTTACCCCATTAAAAGAGCGGTTGGAAGCCGGAGAAAGAACACCGGATTTATACAACGCCATTGTAGAAGCCACAAGGTAG
- a CDS encoding ParA family protein, with translation MKIICTLNLKGGCAKTTTAVSMAELLATGFKSKRGAVEPGKVLLFDNDKQGNASRLFNQYLGDTEAPAAAVLKRATFRGNTIRHTKIENLDIVPCNYFMELAELEIKADTETPQHDRYRRAFEELKNTPPFGNYDYCIIDNAPDLGMNVINALVAADEIVIPVNLDCYSLDGLEELVDQVNNVRQLNRKAHIAGVLITDYEKSDTSEAAETWLREKSGLPVFNTIIRHSKKVKDSTFYHKTPIAYCVRSGAAQGYKNFILEYMNKPHMVAEQKERG, from the coding sequence ATGAAAATTATTTGCACACTAAACCTAAAGGGCGGATGTGCCAAGACCACAACGGCGGTCAGTATGGCGGAATTATTAGCAACCGGGTTTAAATCAAAGCGTGGAGCAGTTGAGCCGGGAAAAGTCCTTTTGTTCGACAATGACAAGCAAGGAAACGCAAGCCGCTTATTTAATCAATACCTGGGGGACACAGAAGCCCCGGCGGCAGCAGTATTAAAAAGAGCCACATTCCGGGGAAACACAATAAGACACACGAAAATTGAGAATTTGGACATTGTACCATGCAATTATTTTATGGAGTTGGCGGAATTGGAGATTAAGGCGGACACGGAAACGCCACAACATGACAGATACCGCCGGGCATTTGAAGAATTAAAAAATACGCCGCCATTTGGAAATTATGATTACTGCATCATAGACAACGCCCCGGATTTAGGCATGAATGTAATAAACGCCCTTGTGGCAGCGGATGAAATTGTTATACCCGTGAATTTAGATTGCTATTCCCTGGACGGATTGGAAGAATTGGTGGACCAGGTAAACAATGTTAGGCAGTTGAACCGCAAAGCCCACATTGCCGGGGTGCTTATTACGGACTATGAGAAATCAGACACAAGCGAAGCGGCGGAAACATGGTTGAGAGAAAAAAGCGGATTGCCCGTATTTAATACAATCATACGCCATTCCAAGAAAGTAAAAGACAGTACATTTTACCACAAAACGCCAATAGCCTATTGCGTGAGAAGCGGAGCGGCACAAGGATATAAAAATTTCATCCTGGAATACATGAATAAACCACACATGGTAGCAGAGCAGAAAGAGAGGGGATAA
- a CDS encoding ParB/RepB/Spo0J family partition protein — protein sequence MGFNIMDLMNGATRAAVEGVDNYEAITLNLDEIKVTKHNRYSMDDLEELATSILMDGLQEPLIIGRVNGEYLLSGGHRRREALVILQNEGHTEITQNIPCRFKDMTETQFRLSLLIGNTFNRKMTDYDLMNQAADWKEVLTQARKEKLLVLEEGKRVRDYVAAVLGEKPTKIAQLEAINNNATEEVKEQFEKGNMKITSAYETSRLSEDAQKEVAAAVEAGADIKSEEIKQMSEEKKKKRKTAEDIAKEQNVSDTDTSEEEKANAKKLHAVKMLEKYYIYLSEEETGILERMLEDCKRRKREYALEED from the coding sequence ATGGGCTTTAATATTATGGACCTTATGAACGGAGCAACCAGGGCAGCAGTTGAGGGCGTAGACAACTACGAAGCAATAACCCTTAACCTGGACGAAATCAAAGTTACGAAGCACAACCGTTATAGCATGGACGATTTGGAAGAATTGGCAACATCAATTCTTATGGACGGATTGCAAGAGCCGTTAATCATTGGCCGGGTAAATGGGGAGTATCTTCTTTCCGGTGGACATAGACGGCGTGAAGCCCTTGTTATTTTGCAGAACGAGGGACACACGGAGATTACGCAGAACATCCCGTGCCGCTTTAAGGACATGACGGAAACGCAATTTAGATTATCCTTGCTAATCGGCAATACCTTTAACCGAAAAATGACCGATTACGATTTGATGAACCAGGCGGCAGATTGGAAAGAGGTATTGACCCAGGCGAGAAAGGAAAAATTGTTAGTTCTGGAAGAGGGAAAAAGGGTTAGGGATTATGTGGCGGCAGTCCTGGGGGAAAAACCAACCAAGATTGCACAGTTGGAAGCAATTAACAACAATGCCACGGAAGAGGTAAAAGAGCAGTTTGAAAAAGGCAATATGAAAATTACAAGTGCCTATGAAACAAGCAGATTATCCGAGGATGCACAAAAAGAGGTTGCGGCAGCAGTTGAAGCCGGGGCGGATATAAAGAGCGAAGAGATAAAACAGATGTCCGAGGAGAAGAAAAAGAAGCGTAAGACCGCCGAGGACATAGCCAAGGAACAAAATGTGTCAGATACCGACACATCCGAGGAAGAAAAGGCAAATGCCAAGAAATTACACGCCGTAAAAATGCTTGAAAAATATTATATCTATCTTTCCGAAGAGGAAACGGGCATTTTGGAACGGATGTTGGAAGATTGCAAACGCCGTAAACGTGAATATGCCTTAGAGGAAGATTAA
- a CDS encoding VRR-NUC domain-containing protein has translation MSMQNMKRSETTEQIALFNWAKRTESILPELALMYHVPNEGKRSNGGILKAAGLKSGVPDICLPVANNGFHGLYIELKFGKNKATKAQEEYMAMLNAQGYKTAVCYGAEEAGEEILSYLTEPGRMPKKACVNAPWINGKCDGINLPSRMFSREECRGCKNFNPGREERIINEILNEHPEKREIKQAIINLSCGQTGNKKIESMEDTLEIINATLGGMVKGNELTVEQSAAVLTVAMKAYEVGKKARMKV, from the coding sequence ATGAGTATGCAGAACATGAAGAGAAGCGAAACAACGGAGCAAATAGCCCTTTTCAATTGGGCGAAGCGGACAGAAAGCATATTGCCGGAATTGGCGTTGATGTACCATGTGCCAAACGAGGGCAAAAGGAGCAATGGCGGAATATTAAAGGCGGCCGGACTTAAAAGCGGCGTGCCGGATATATGCCTACCCGTTGCAAATAACGGCTTTCACGGGTTGTATATCGAATTGAAGTTTGGAAAGAATAAGGCAACCAAAGCCCAGGAAGAGTATATGGCAATGCTTAATGCACAAGGTTATAAAACGGCGGTGTGCTATGGGGCAGAGGAAGCCGGGGAAGAAATATTGTCATATCTCACAGAACCGGGACGGATGCCAAAGAAAGCGTGCGTAAATGCACCGTGGATTAACGGAAAGTGTGACGGTATCAATTTACCGTCACGAATGTTTAGCCGGGAAGAGTGCAGAGGGTGCAAGAATTTTAATCCAGGAAGAGAAGAGAGAATAATAAACGAGATTTTAAACGAACACCCGGAAAAGAGAGAAATAAAGCAAGCAATTATAAATCTTTCATGCGGTCAGACGGGAAATAAAAAGATTGAGAGCATGGAAGATACATTGGAGATTATCAACGCCACATTGGGCGGAATGGTAAAAGGCAATGAATTGACCGTGGAGCAGTCGGCAGCAGTATTAACGGTTGCTATGAAAGCCTACGAAGTAGGAAAGAAAGCGAGGATGAAAGTATGA
- a CDS encoding HNH endonuclease — MKEYAKGFYKSAAWKRARQQVITRSNGLCERCKARGIYKPGYIVHHKEYITPGNISNPNITLNLDNLEYVCEDCHNKEHKAVHTPMRYQYDANGNLLPPKENNKSDHTPGVQNLTPGKRTEGVTSKKLRKVARI, encoded by the coding sequence GTGAAAGAATATGCAAAGGGCTTTTATAAGTCCGCCGCATGGAAGAGAGCAAGGCAGCAAGTAATAACCAGGAGCAACGGATTGTGCGAACGGTGCAAGGCGAGAGGAATATATAAGCCAGGTTACATTGTACATCACAAAGAATATATTACGCCGGGCAATATCAGCAATCCAAACATCACATTGAACCTGGACAACCTGGAATATGTTTGTGAGGATTGCCACAACAAAGAACACAAGGCAGTACATACACCAATGCGTTATCAGTATGATGCAAACGGAAATTTATTACCGCCGAAAGAAAATAATAAATCAGACCACACCCCCGGTGTGCAGAATTTGACACCGGGTAAAAGAACCGAGGGAGTTACCTCAAAAAAACTCCGCAAGGTCGCACGCATATGA